One genomic window of Aethina tumida isolate Nest 87 chromosome 3, icAetTumi1.1, whole genome shotgun sequence includes the following:
- the LOC109601017 gene encoding early growth response protein 1-B isoform X1 — protein sequence MIMDGIDTLPPQQYYHHHHPPTYLLTESAAAAAAAHHFNVLSFDTCLYKSTGSNADSSSPVPASVCAAPDEPSPSEAQPGDLNTPVTTSSDIPSFFGPSTVVEPPPITGSLDPEELSLDQQQQQQQQQVSPHHSPSSHITERATPQSPGIREEENTNQSSLSMYPGHSTNNNIVKMQHARYTTAGSPGMSGNLQMQPAGSPMGMNQMAHSPSTVNPWLLSSGDKPVYPAMFGLLQGTSQSPQQYPSSAPSPAGTHYDDRSQNEHLMMSMECIKQPPSYPGCVTSTTLTMDMQQQDLCSRVGQPIVTTPKYQWETQDYNTQAGLVVQGSSSLVPKQEPAFNTPCSSELQQNSPSSYGVQLAEYNPSTSKGHEILSQVYQQSPGPLKLVPVKPRKYPNRPSKTPVHERPYACPVENCDRRFSRSDELTRHIRIHTGQKPFQCRICMRSFSRSDHLTTHIRTHTGEKPFSCDVCGRKFARSDEKKRHAKVHMKQRMKKENKLNSGAGVATQQPQQQQQQQQQQSAHHHHLHPHQQTQQLHLQTEDGALSLPVVTTTL from the exons ATGATCATGGACGGTATCGACACGCTGCCGCCACAGCAATACTACCACCATCATCATCCGCCGACCTATCTGTTGACGGAGTCGGCGGCGGCGGCCGCGGCCGCCCACCACTTCAACGTGCTCAGCTTCGACACGTGCTTGTACAAGAGCACCGGCTCGAACGCAGACAGCTCGAGCCCGGTGCCGGCGTCCGTCTGTGCCGCCCCCGACGAGCCCTCGCCCTCGGAGGCGCAGCCGGGCGACCTTAACACACCGGTCACCACCTCCTCGGACATACCCTCGTTCTTCGGTCCTTCGACCGTCGTCGAACCGCCTCCAATCACAG GATCCCTAGACCCAGAGGAGCTCTCTTTGGACCAGCAgcaacagcagcagcagcaacaaGTCAGTCCGCACCATTCACCGTCGAGCCACATCACCGAACGGGCAACACCCCAGAGTCCCGGGATCAGGGAAGAGGAGAACACGAACCAGAGCAGCCTGAGCATGTATCCGGGCCACTCGACCAACAACAACATCGTCAAGATGCAGCACGCGCGTTACACGACGGCCGGAAGCCCCGGCATGTCCGGCAATCTGCAGATGCAGCCGGCCGGAAGCCCGATGGGCATGAATCAGATGGCCCACTCGCCCTCCACCGTGAACCCGTGGCTGCTGAGCAGCGGCGACAAGCCCGTGTATCCCGCGATGTTCGGGCTGTTGCAGGGCACGAGCCAGTCGCCCCAACAGTACCCGTCCTCCGCCCCGAGTCCCGCCGGCACCCACTACGACGACCGGTCGCAGAACGAACACCTGATGATGAGCATGGAGTGCATCAAGCAGCCGCCCAGCTACCCGGGCTGCGTAACCTCCACCACCCTCACGATGGACATGCAACAGCAGGATCTGTGTTCGCGCGTCGGCCAGCCGATCGTCACCACGCCCAAATACCAGTGGGAGACGCAGGACTATAACACACAAGCCGGTTTAGTGGTGCAAGGATCCTCCAGTTTGGTGCCCAAACAGGAACCCGCCTTCAACACACCATGTTCTAGTGAATTGCAGCAGAACAGTCCGTCGTCGTACGGTGTGCAACTGGCCGAGTACAATCCGAGCACGAGCAAGGGCCACGAGATCCTGTCGCAGGTCTATCAGCAGTCGCCCGGCCCGCTCAAGTTGGTGCCGGTCAAACCGAGAAAGTATCCGAACAGGCCGAGCAAAACGCCCGTGCACGAAAGGCCGTACGCGTGTCCGGTCGAAAATTGCGACAGACGGTTCAGCAGGTCGGACGAGCTCACCAGGCACATCCGGATACACACCGGACAAAAACCTTTCCAATGCAG GATCTGCATGAGATCGTTCTCGCGGTCGGACCACCTGACGACGCACATCCGCACGCACACCGGCGAGAAGCCGTTCAGCTGCGACGTGTGCGGCCGCAAGTTCGCGCGCAGCGACGAGAAGAAGCGCCACGCCAAAGTCCACATGAAGCAGCGCATGAAGAAGGAGAACAAGCTGAACTCGGGCGCGGGCGTCGCCACGCAACAGCCCCAGCAgcaacagcagcagcagcagcaacagTCGGCGCACCACCACCACCTGCACCCGCACCAGCAGACGCAGCAGCTGCACCTGCAAACCGAGGACGGCGCTCTCTCGTTGCCGGTGGTTACGACGACGCTGTGA